A single region of the Oryzias latipes chromosome 21, ASM223467v1 genome encodes:
- the usp37 gene encoding ubiquitin carboxyl-terminal hydrolase 37, with translation MSTFVPKLSSGSTVKIRFNTIELGGTKWKEGTFEILEKDNRVNLCLRFSCGGAAKTFQLNHNVKSISQNPNRIMLTLKDNVVIYLDKMPQPLVQRTKEYLEKLKQGKSVLKSSYGSANLSVLGNRSMKNETNVSGERQTTPRRQSIEGREDTTPRKPLSSPSRAAATPTRIGLLENRGEKRKRLLTSESDLNEDYPKENDSSSNNKATSETPRKFLLSCKEKLKLSEENRSAGPLAASPLQPTSFYGSRSVTKDYSQSHSFVDRPVSTSQTTPAKRSLILPNHSTPFKKVRPSLEYGGWNKQRPSALAQPQPPLQGFSNLGNTCYMNAILQSLFSLPSFSNDLLKQSTFWKNLPINALLRRFAHLMIKKDVGCPETKKDLLRKVKNAISSTAERFSGNMQNDAHEFLSQCLDQLKDDVEKISKSWSNGAAPPASAASELGQESTAVKAEPAEEADTSHIFTCPVVANMEFEVQHTITCKGCGEVVTKREQFNDLSIDLPRRKKTIPLRSIQDSLDLFFRMEEIEYSCEKCNGKAATVAHKFSKLPRVLILHLKRYSFNAQLSLNSKLGQQVVIPRYLTLLSHCTESTRPPVSLGWSFPASVSRTVKTSSLVNSSTAPHRRFGGKAAFSNSSCVLLDSDCEEELNRKVSTSHKRRLSSCLSEQDSHPEERGAMESGDFSGINDDEMLAAVLEMSRQEAGLSAPPPLEDEPTSSPDTGFGDSDINDLTYHTDQLEGDTKQSADVLGSLDMTMDDNKENQTPESVQQQGELDWVQQYNLDQEREEQELQQALAQSLQEHEAQEMREDDDLKRATELSLQEFNNSLPELLCSDEDSGNEDVLDMEYTEAEAENLKRNAETGDLANSYRLISVVSHIGSSSSSGHYISDVYDMKKQSWLTYNDLDVSRTQEAAVQRDRDRSGYIFFYMHKDVFEQLSEMERSGASGASEAVRNVLQPL, from the exons ATGTCAACTTTTGTGCCCAAACTCTCCAGTGGTAGCACTGTCAAGATTCGCTTTAACACCATTGAGCTGGGCGGCACCAAGTGGAAAGAGGGAACCTTTGAAATTTTGGAAAAGGATAACAGAGTTAATCTCTGTTTAAGGTTCAGCTGTGGTGGCGCTGCCAAAACTTTCCAG ctgaaCCATAATGTGAAAAGCATTTCTCAGAATCCAAATCGGATCATGTTGACTCTGAAGGACAATGTTGTCATTTACTTGGATAAGATGCCTCAGCCATTGGTTCAGAGGACAAAGGAGTATCTGGAAAAACTGAAACAGGGAAAATCTG TTTTAAAGTCCTCCTATGGAAGTGCAAACCTAAGCGTACTTGGCAACCGCTCTATGAAAAATGAGACCAACGTATCAGGAGAGAGACAG ACAACACCAAGGCGACAGAGTATAGAGGGCCGGGAAGATACAACACCAAGAAAGCCTCTGAGCAGCCCTAGCAGGGCAGCTGCCACTCCAACACGCATTGGACTGCTGGAAAACAG AGGTGAGAAAAGAAAGAGACTCCTCACTTCTGAAAGTGACCTTAATGAAGACTACCCCAAGGAAAATGACTCCTCCAG CAACAACAAGGCAACTTCAGAAACACCCAGGAAGTTTCTTCTGAGCTGCAAGGAAAAGCTCAAACTTTCAGAGGAGAACAGGAGCGCAG GCCCTTTGGCTGCATCTCCGCTTCAGCCAACCTCGTTCTATGGCAGCAGATCTGTAACCAAAGACTACAGTCAGAGCCACTCCTTTGTGGACAG GCCTGTCAGTACTTCTCAGACCACCCCAGCCAAGAGGAGTCTCATTCTCCCTAACCACTCCACTCCCTTTAAGAAGGTGCGACCCTCTCTGGAGTACGGTGGCTGGAACAAACAGAGGCCATCTGCCTTAGCCCAACCTCAGCCACCCTTGCAAGG ATTTTCTAACCTTGGAAATACCTGTTACATGAATGCCATACTGCAGTCCCTCTTCAGCCTCCCCTCTTTTTCTAATGACCTGCTCAAGCAAAGCACCTTTTGGAAGAACTTGCCAATAAATGCATTGCTAAG GCGTTTTGCGCACCTTATGATTAAGAAAGATGTAGGCTGTCCAGAGACTAAAAAGGACTTGTTGAGGAAAGTGAAGAACGCCATTTCCTCCACGGCTGAGCGTTTCTCTGGAAACATGCAGAAC GATGCACACGAGTTTCTGAGTCAGTGTCTCGACCAGTTAAAAGATGACGTGGAGAAAATCAGCAAGAGCTGGTCAAATGGTGCAGCGCCGCCCGCTTCAGCAGCATCCGAACTGGGTCAGGAATCGACGGCAGTCAAGGCAGAGCCCGCAGAAGAAGCTGACACCTCACACATCTTCACTTGCCCGGTTGTGGCCAACATGGAATTTGAGGTGCAGCACACAATCACATGCAAAGG CTGCGGCGAGGTGGTAACCAAACGCGAACAATTCAATGACTTATCCATCGACCTGCCACGCCGAAAGAAGACCATCCCACTTCGCTCTATTCAAGACTCGCTGGATCTCTTTTTTAGG ATGGAGGAAATTGAATATTCGTGTGAAAAGTGCAATGGGAAAGCAGCAACTGTGGCACATAAATTCAGCAAATTACCCAG GGTGCTCATCCTACACCTGAAACGGTACAGTTTTAACGCCCAGCTGTCCCTGAACAGCAAACTGGGCCAGCAAGTGGTGATCCCGCGATACCTGACCCTACTGTCCCATTGCACTGAATCCACAAGACCTCCTGTCAGTCTTGGCTGGAGCTTCCCAGCTTCTGT GTCCAGAACAGTCAAGACGTCATCGCTGGTTAACTCTTCTACAGCACCTCATCG AAGATTTGGAGGAAAAGCTGCCTTTTCCAATAGCTCCTGTGTTCTCTTGGACTCTGACTGCGAGGAGGAGCTAAACAGGAAGGTGAGCACAAGCCACAAGCGACGCCTAAGCAGTTGTTTGTCCGAGCAAGACAGTCATCCAGAAGAG AGGGGGGCAATGGAATCGGGAGACTTCAGTGGCATAAATGATGACGAAATGCTGGCTGCTGTGCTGGAGATGAGCCGTCAGGAGGCGGGGCTTTCTGCGCCGCCCCCTTTGGAGGATGAGCCAACAAGCAGCCCAGATACAGGGTTTGGGGACTCTGATATTAATGACCTGACTTACCATACAGATCAGCTTGAAGGGGACACTAAACAGTCTGCAG ATGTGCTGGGCTCCTTGGACATGACCATGGATGATAACAAGGAGAACCAGACTCCAGAGAGTGTGCAGCAGCAAGGGGAGCTAGACTGGGTGCAGCAGTATAACCTGGATCAGGAGCGAGAAgaacaggagctgcagcaggcttTGGCCCAGAGTCTCCAGGAACAT GAAGCCCAGGAGATGAGAGAAGACGATGATCTGAAGAGGGCTACTGAGCTCAGCTTGCAAg AGTTTAACAATTCTCTTCCTGAGCTGCTGTGTTCAGATGAAGATTCTGGAAACGAGGATGTGCTGGACATGGAGTACACTGAAGCTGAAGCAGAGAACCTCAAGAGGAACGCTGAG ACTGGAGACCTGGCCAACTCTTACAGACTGATCAGTGTTGTCAGCCACATCGgcagcagctcctcctctg GACATTACATCAGTGACGTCTACGACATGAAGAAACAGTCATGGCTGACCTACAACGACCTGGATGTCTCGCGTACACAGGAAGCAGCGGTCCAGCGAGACCGGGACCGCAGTGGATACATCTTTTTCTACATGCACAA agatgtgtTTGAGCAGCTGTCAGAGATGGAGCGATCCGGGGCCAGTGGGGCCTCCGAGGCAGTGAGGAATGTCCTGCAGCCCCTGTGA